A genomic stretch from uncultured Pseudodesulfovibrio sp. includes:
- a CDS encoding VOC family protein: protein MNPSTISPCIIVQNVQLARDFYSAHLNAVITFDCGWYVNMEIGTAGATLQFMQPQSPEQPLFQGGLTYNMQLQSTDLVNTMHDRIVGAGLPVVMPLEDHPWGDRGFATLDPYGVALYIYAETEPSAEFQQYFKK, encoded by the coding sequence ATGAATCCATCAACCATTTCTCCCTGTATCATAGTCCAGAATGTGCAGCTTGCCCGGGATTTTTATAGTGCCCATTTAAACGCCGTCATCACGTTCGACTGCGGTTGGTATGTGAATATGGAGATCGGGACCGCAGGGGCCACGCTGCAATTTATGCAACCACAGTCACCGGAACAACCGCTTTTCCAGGGAGGACTGACATACAATATGCAGTTGCAATCCACAGATCTGGTCAACACGATGCATGATCGGATCGTTGGCGCCGGATTGCCTGTTGTCATGCCGCTTGAGGATCATCCATGGGGTGACCGTGGTTTTGCCACACTCGATCCATATGGCGTCGCGCTGTATATCTATGCGGAGACCGAACCGAGTGCAGAGTTTCAGCAGTATTTCAAGAAGTAA
- a CDS encoding FmdE family protein: MPCNLSPETIDKTIAFHGHTCPGLAIGIRAAELALRELGDSPEVNMVAVSETDMCGVDAIQFITSCTYGKGNFLHRDYGKMAFSFYDRNSGKGFRAMVKPGIKDEIDNELAVLMRKDDNGSITPAESERITVLREISRQLFMTLELDEMFVISQPNEPVPTPARVLESMVCECCNESIMESRSRRLGGKTLCIPCFSAQEQKI; the protein is encoded by the coding sequence ATGCCTTGTAATCTTTCGCCTGAAACCATCGACAAAACCATTGCCTTTCACGGCCACACCTGCCCCGGTCTGGCTATCGGTATCCGCGCAGCAGAACTTGCACTGCGCGAACTGGGGGATTCCCCGGAAGTCAACATGGTGGCAGTCTCGGAAACCGACATGTGCGGTGTGGACGCAATCCAGTTCATCACCAGTTGCACATACGGCAAAGGGAATTTCCTGCACCGCGATTACGGCAAAATGGCCTTTTCATTCTATGACAGGAACAGCGGCAAAGGCTTTCGTGCCATGGTCAAGCCGGGAATAAAGGATGAAATAGACAACGAACTTGCCGTGCTCATGCGCAAAGATGACAATGGCTCTATCACGCCTGCCGAATCTGAGCGCATAACCGTCTTACGCGAAATATCTCGGCAACTTTTCATGACACTTGAGCTGGATGAAATGTTTGTCATCAGCCAGCCCAATGAACCTGTCCCGACTCCAGCCAGAGTCCTGGAGAGCATGGTCTGTGAATGCTGCAATGAATCCATCATGGAATCGCGTTCACGCAGACTGGGCGGCAAGACTCTCTGCATCCCCTGTTTCAGTGCACAGGAGCAGAAAATCTAA
- a CDS encoding ABC transporter permease codes for MIRSLPRSNTYNWSFNLFIIAYFAFLFAPLLVTCVLAFNDSNYPSLPWQGFTLDWFTSSGPERVGLFFDDQNLRSIVTSFQTAFFVSIFSVVVGTCASFLFENEEFRFKGVLYFLMLAPLVIPGVILGISLLLAANTAGTFFDETFGLDFDLFRPSFWLVVLGQFSFITTFVTLVVSARLRKFDKSLEEAALNLGATQLGVIWHITLKFLRPAIMGAGAVAFLMSFENFNTTLFLVGSEPTLPINLYLQVRDGSTPVINSISLMLIVGTSLLAMVNLYFTKKEE; via the coding sequence ATGATCCGTTCATTGCCGCGAAGCAATACCTATAATTGGTCTTTCAATCTGTTCATTATTGCGTATTTTGCGTTCCTGTTCGCGCCGCTTCTTGTCACTTGTGTGCTGGCGTTCAATGACTCCAATTATCCGTCGTTGCCATGGCAGGGATTTACTCTTGACTGGTTCACATCTTCCGGGCCAGAAAGGGTCGGTCTTTTTTTTGATGATCAGAATCTGCGATCTATTGTGACAAGTTTTCAGACCGCTTTTTTTGTGTCCATTTTCAGCGTAGTGGTCGGCACCTGTGCGAGCTTCCTGTTCGAAAATGAGGAATTCCGTTTCAAGGGAGTGCTCTATTTTCTTATGCTCGCTCCGTTGGTCATCCCGGGCGTTATTCTCGGTATTTCTCTGCTCCTTGCGGCCAATACGGCCGGGACGTTTTTTGATGAAACATTTGGATTGGATTTTGACTTGTTCCGTCCCAGCTTCTGGCTGGTCGTACTCGGTCAGTTCTCATTTATCACAACCTTTGTGACGCTCGTTGTTTCGGCGCGGTTGCGTAAGTTCGATAAGTCGCTTGAAGAAGCGGCCCTGAATCTTGGAGCAACCCAACTCGGTGTTATTTGGCATATTACTTTGAAATTCCTGCGACCGGCCATTATGGGCGCAGGAGCCGTGGCCTTTCTCATGAGTTTTGAGAACTTCAACACCACGTTGTTTCTCGTGGGGTCGGAGCCGACCCTGCCGATCAACCTATACTTACAGGTTCGAGACGGCAGCACGCCGGTCATCAATTCGATATCCCTGATGCTCATTGTGGGAACGTCACTTTTGGCCATGGTCAATCTGTATTTCACGAAGAAGGAAGAATAA
- a CDS encoding iron ABC transporter permease: MHFSDGQIPAEYRRYIGWKTTLLIISLGLLAITLVIAISLGAARIPLSDVIASLLDFPVSRRVDVIVWNIRLPQALAAIVAGAGLSISGTAMQSILRNPLGSPFTLGISHAAAFGAAFSVMVLGGGIMTSTNAGAVTITSPYMTTGAAFIASLVAAGIIVGISRTRGATPEVMVLTGVALGALFTAGTMFLQFFADDIQLAAMVFWTFGDTARASWSELGVISVVVAVSSLYFLMNSWNYNAIDAGDETAKGLGVRVERIRLIGMLLASMVTATIISFLGIIGFVGLVVPHMARRIIGSDHRFLLPASILGGSLLLLISDTAARLMLAPHVLPVSVLTAFMGAPVFIYLIIRGQRR; encoded by the coding sequence ATGCACTTCTCGGACGGACAGATTCCTGCTGAGTATCGTCGTTACATCGGCTGGAAAACAACGCTCCTTATTATCTCACTGGGACTTCTGGCGATCACTCTTGTGATCGCCATTTCCCTGGGAGCGGCTCGGATTCCTCTCAGCGACGTGATCGCTTCCCTCTTGGACTTCCCGGTTTCCAGACGAGTTGACGTCATCGTCTGGAACATCCGACTGCCCCAGGCACTCGCAGCCATAGTGGCAGGTGCAGGGCTTTCCATATCCGGCACGGCTATGCAGTCCATCCTGCGCAACCCGCTGGGTTCGCCGTTCACACTGGGCATTTCCCATGCGGCAGCATTTGGTGCAGCTTTCTCGGTCATGGTACTGGGTGGCGGCATCATGACATCCACCAATGCCGGCGCTGTCACCATTACCAGCCCGTACATGACAACCGGAGCGGCCTTCATCGCCAGCCTCGTCGCAGCCGGAATCATTGTGGGGATATCCCGGACACGCGGGGCAACACCTGAGGTCATGGTCCTGACGGGTGTGGCTCTCGGCGCACTTTTCACGGCAGGCACCATGTTCCTGCAGTTCTTTGCAGACGACATCCAGTTGGCTGCCATGGTTTTCTGGACCTTTGGAGATACCGCCCGCGCTTCGTGGTCAGAACTGGGCGTTATTTCAGTAGTTGTTGCAGTCTCATCACTCTATTTTCTCATGAACAGCTGGAACTACAACGCCATCGACGCCGGAGACGAAACAGCCAAAGGACTTGGCGTTCGCGTAGAACGAATCCGTCTGATCGGCATGCTGCTGGCTTCCATGGTCACGGCGACCATCATTTCCTTCCTCGGCATCATCGGCTTCGTCGGACTGGTCGTGCCCCATATGGCCCGCCGAATCATCGGCTCGGACCACCGTTTTCTTCTGCCCGCATCCATTCTGGGCGGCAGTCTCCTATTGCTCATATCTGACACTGCGGCCCGCCTCATGCTGGCACCGCACGTATTACCGGTGTCAGTTCTCACAGCCTTCATGGGCGCGCCGGTCTTTATTTATCTCATAATCCGGGGGCAACGCCGATGA
- a CDS encoding ABC transporter ATP-binding protein, translating into MILSISDVEFTYGATPVLSDVNFQLDGGELLAILGPNGVGKTTLLKCINAIHRPSAGAVMVEGRDILTMPPHEIALGVGYVAQQSEAARMTVFDAVLMGRKPHIRWRPTENDLKIVDSAIKRLNLKHLTLRHIDCLSGGELQKVAIARAMVQEPKLMLLDEPTSSLDLKSQVDILTMLRRVVDEHRISAIMTMHDLNTALRYADKVLFLKNGRIHSTGPACDVTADVVEEVYDLPVHIHTVHGHPMIVPAG; encoded by the coding sequence ATGATCCTTTCCATCTCCGACGTTGAATTCACCTATGGAGCGACTCCGGTCCTCTCAGACGTCAACTTCCAACTCGACGGCGGCGAGCTGCTCGCCATCCTCGGTCCCAACGGGGTCGGCAAAACCACACTGCTCAAATGTATCAACGCCATCCATCGTCCATCCGCAGGTGCGGTTATGGTGGAAGGCCGCGACATTCTGACCATGCCGCCCCATGAAATTGCTCTGGGTGTCGGCTATGTCGCCCAGCAAAGCGAAGCCGCCCGCATGACGGTTTTCGACGCCGTACTCATGGGAAGAAAGCCCCACATTCGCTGGAGACCCACAGAAAATGATTTGAAAATTGTGGATTCGGCTATCAAACGGCTCAACCTGAAACACCTGACACTGAGACACATCGACTGCCTTAGCGGCGGCGAATTACAGAAAGTCGCTATTGCCCGCGCCATGGTCCAGGAGCCGAAGCTTATGCTCCTCGACGAACCCACAAGCTCCCTTGACCTCAAGAGTCAGGTGGACATCCTGACCATGCTCCGCCGCGTGGTTGATGAGCATCGCATCAGCGCGATCATGACAATGCACGACCTGAACACGGCCCTTCGGTACGCAGACAAAGTCCTCTTCCTCAAAAACGGCCGCATTCATTCTACTGGTCCAGCCTGCGACGTCACCGCCGACGTTGTGGAAGAAGTATATGACCTGCCAGTTCACATCCACACGGTACACGGACATCCCATGATCGTCCCTGCCGGTTGA
- a CDS encoding iron ABC transporter substrate-binding protein — MKYSICTSLLILMLVTSAAASSDTRPVTDDAGRIVQVPLEVTRVICSGPGSLRLLTYLEAQSMAVAVDDIESRRSTYDARPYALANPQFKSLPIFGEFRGHDNPELILTLETQPQVILKTYAGSMGYDPIELGQKTGIPVVTLNYGDLGKLRPQFFQALRTMGEVVGKQQRAQEIITFFETEIADLKNRTADIPEKDRPSVFVGGVAFKGPHGFQSTEPAYPPFTFVNVKNLAYDTGLSGKELRHSDVSKEMIVAWNPDILFLDLMTLKLGKDASGLNELRTDPAYRSLTAVTDGKVYGVLPYNSYSKNYGSILANAFYIGKLLYPERFTDIDPQKKADEIYSFLVGKPVFEQINQLFLGHAYKPVPVN; from the coding sequence GTGAAATATAGTATCTGCACTTCTCTGCTTATTCTAATGTTGGTCACTTCGGCCGCGGCCTCATCCGACACACGACCCGTCACAGATGATGCCGGCCGGATCGTCCAGGTGCCGCTGGAAGTTACACGGGTCATCTGCTCCGGACCCGGAAGTCTCCGACTTCTGACATATCTTGAGGCCCAGTCCATGGCCGTGGCTGTCGACGATATTGAATCACGTAGAAGTACATATGACGCACGTCCTTACGCATTGGCCAACCCCCAGTTCAAGAGTTTGCCAATATTCGGAGAGTTCCGCGGCCACGACAATCCCGAGCTGATATTAACCCTTGAAACGCAACCGCAGGTCATCCTGAAAACGTACGCAGGCAGTATGGGATACGATCCCATAGAGTTGGGACAGAAGACCGGAATTCCAGTGGTCACGCTCAACTACGGCGATCTCGGCAAACTGCGTCCGCAGTTCTTTCAGGCATTGCGCACCATGGGCGAAGTCGTGGGCAAACAGCAGCGGGCACAGGAAATCATTACTTTTTTTGAAACAGAAATCGCCGACCTCAAAAACCGCACCGCAGATATCCCTGAAAAGGACAGACCCAGTGTTTTTGTCGGCGGCGTGGCTTTCAAAGGCCCGCATGGCTTCCAGTCCACAGAACCGGCCTACCCACCGTTCACTTTTGTCAACGTCAAGAACCTTGCCTACGACACAGGACTGTCCGGCAAGGAGTTGCGCCACTCCGACGTTTCCAAGGAAATGATCGTGGCCTGGAATCCCGATATTCTGTTTCTCGACCTTATGACCTTGAAACTGGGCAAGGACGCCAGTGGTTTGAATGAACTGCGAACCGACCCCGCATACCGCAGCCTGACTGCCGTGACCGATGGCAAAGTTTATGGAGTATTACCCTACAACAGCTATTCAAAAAACTATGGTTCCATTCTGGCCAATGCCTTCTACATCGGGAAACTGCTCTACCCTGAACGTTTCACCGACATTGACCCACAAAAAAAGGCTGATGAAATTTATAGTTTCCTTGTAGGCAAACCTGTTTTCGAACAAATCAATCAGCTCTTTCTGGGACACGCATACAAACCCGTTCCGGTAAACTGA
- a CDS encoding glycerophosphodiester phosphodiesterase family protein, with protein MFFDFLPGAGYVCAHRGARALAPENTMLAAELAVELGANFWELDVHKVADGTFMVFHDDVLSRTTDVVTHAGFTGVEPWSTHEYSCEELQQLDAGAWFVETDPYGTIASGDVSSETLDRMAGQKIPTLRQALEFSRCHNLPVNVEIKDQLQSPGDLSIVDDVLKLARETETENLILFSSFNHDYLSRMHHIAPAMPLAVLVEDNHPDDIFGYLKFFGAVGYHPDKNIIDPELVRSLASRGVKVSPYTVNDMDQAMSLIHAGCFGIITDFVHTLRQRLSKQP; from the coding sequence GTGTTCTTCGATTTTCTGCCCGGTGCGGGGTATGTCTGTGCCCATCGCGGCGCACGCGCTTTAGCGCCTGAGAATACAATGCTCGCGGCGGAACTGGCCGTGGAGCTGGGAGCCAATTTCTGGGAACTTGATGTCCATAAAGTCGCAGATGGAACGTTTATGGTTTTCCACGACGACGTCTTGTCGCGAACCACGGACGTTGTCACACACGCAGGCTTTACCGGAGTTGAGCCGTGGTCAACGCATGAGTATTCATGTGAAGAGTTGCAACAACTGGACGCCGGGGCCTGGTTTGTCGAGACAGACCCTTATGGGACCATTGCCAGCGGTGACGTTTCATCCGAGACTCTCGACAGGATGGCCGGGCAGAAAATTCCCACGCTTAGGCAAGCGTTGGAGTTTTCCCGGTGTCACAATCTTCCTGTAAATGTCGAAATCAAGGATCAGCTTCAATCACCGGGCGATCTGTCCATTGTCGATGACGTTCTGAAATTGGCGCGTGAAACTGAGACTGAAAATCTTATTCTGTTCTCATCCTTCAACCACGATTATTTGTCCCGGATGCATCATATTGCTCCGGCTATGCCATTGGCGGTGTTGGTTGAGGACAATCATCCTGATGATATCTTTGGCTACCTTAAATTCTTTGGAGCTGTTGGATATCATCCAGACAAGAACATCATAGATCCTGAATTGGTACGGAGCCTTGCTAGTCGTGGCGTCAAGGTCAGTCCGTATACCGTCAACGACATGGATCAGGCGATGTCGCTGATCCATGCCGGTTGTTTCGGGATCATTACGGATTTTGTTCACACACTTCGTCAACGACTTTCAAAGCAACCATAG
- a CDS encoding efflux RND transporter periplasmic adaptor subunit translates to MKKVIIFSLLLVFTLAGCKEEKKVAATIRPVRVFTVENTNAQASRTFPAKVKATRNASLAFRVAGQIIELNVKEGDFVKKGQLISMLDQRDFQAAVADLEARLVGARSVLNEARLNIERNQKLLADHIIAQSAYDTAQSNYETSRSEALSLEQSLRRARLNLQYTRLEAPFDGIIAEKIPSNHEYVQAKEVIVKLVDTSALDVIIDIPETVWVNAFRTGEAELTGFSAQFESLPGKLFPVRIKEYQTNANPQTQTYEVTLTMDNAQGLGIYPGMTAEIIGNIPGQMTSEAVTIPFSSVVGEVEGKKYVWVLNNDSMVQKREIEIKDLIQDSFCVTGGIKPGDVLVVAGVNYLHEGQKVKVLEGRIGGRE, encoded by the coding sequence ATGAAAAAAGTGATTATTTTCAGTTTATTGCTAGTGTTCACACTCGCAGGCTGCAAGGAAGAGAAAAAAGTGGCGGCAACGATTCGTCCCGTCAGAGTCTTTACGGTTGAGAACACCAATGCCCAAGCATCCCGTACATTCCCGGCCAAGGTTAAAGCGACTCGTAACGCAAGTCTGGCGTTTCGCGTTGCAGGTCAGATAATCGAACTGAATGTGAAGGAAGGCGACTTTGTCAAAAAGGGACAACTCATCTCCATGTTGGACCAACGCGATTTCCAGGCGGCTGTAGCTGACCTTGAAGCCCGTTTGGTCGGTGCCCGCTCTGTTCTCAACGAAGCCAGACTGAACATCGAACGCAACCAGAAACTGCTGGCAGACCACATCATCGCGCAATCAGCCTACGACACCGCGCAATCCAATTATGAAACCAGCCGCTCAGAAGCACTCTCACTTGAACAGTCCCTGCGCCGAGCACGGCTCAACCTGCAATACACGCGTCTTGAAGCGCCATTCGACGGGATTATTGCAGAAAAAATTCCGTCAAACCACGAATATGTCCAGGCCAAGGAAGTCATCGTCAAGCTGGTAGACACTTCTGCTCTGGACGTTATCATCGATATACCCGAAACCGTCTGGGTCAATGCATTCAGAACGGGTGAAGCCGAATTGACAGGCTTCAGTGCGCAGTTTGAATCCCTGCCCGGCAAACTCTTTCCTGTTCGCATCAAGGAATACCAGACCAACGCCAACCCGCAGACCCAGACCTACGAAGTAACCCTGACCATGGATAATGCTCAAGGACTGGGTATTTATCCCGGCATGACTGCGGAAATCATCGGCAATATTCCCGGCCAGATGACTTCCGAAGCCGTAACAATTCCATTCTCTTCGGTGGTCGGAGAAGTCGAAGGCAAAAAATATGTCTGGGTTCTTAATAATGACAGCATGGTGCAGAAGCGTGAAATTGAAATCAAAGACCTCATTCAGGATTCATTCTGCGTCACCGGAGGCATCAAGCCGGGCGATGTCCTGGTCGTAGCCGGAGTCAATTACCTGCATGAAGGCCAGAAGGTCAAAGTCCTCGAAGGACGCATCGGGGGCCGGGAATAA
- a CDS encoding TetR family transcriptional regulator: protein MSTKEHILKTAARLFAMRTFDTVGIRDIAREADVNSAMVSYYFGSKTGLLREIFSRFKDQFMSEAKRCMDMSPDTHSLIENFVPRVLANARANRDLYLIGLRELNHDSPELQDLRDDLIKAAQINYIENVERLGIRRPRLDGIPALGFTVIIGAVFSDYLLGGGNCIDDETMVGEYADAIVEILQKGLTGYWM, encoded by the coding sequence ATGAGTACGAAGGAACATATATTAAAAACAGCGGCACGACTCTTTGCCATGCGGACTTTCGACACGGTAGGTATCCGTGATATCGCACGAGAGGCCGATGTCAACAGTGCCATGGTATCATATTACTTCGGGAGCAAAACCGGCTTGCTGCGAGAAATTTTCTCCCGCTTCAAAGATCAGTTCATGAGTGAAGCCAAACGATGCATGGACATGTCACCGGACACCCATTCATTGATTGAAAATTTTGTTCCAAGGGTATTGGCAAATGCCCGGGCCAATCGTGATCTTTATCTGATAGGACTCAGAGAATTGAATCATGATTCCCCGGAACTACAGGACCTGCGAGACGACCTCATCAAAGCCGCCCAAATCAATTATATAGAAAACGTAGAACGCCTGGGAATCAGACGGCCTCGTCTGGACGGTATACCTGCATTGGGTTTTACCGTCATTATCGGTGCGGTTTTTTCAGACTATCTGCTTGGAGGCGGCAACTGTATCGACGATGAGACGATGGTCGGTGAATATGCGGATGCAATCGTGGAAATTCTTCAAAAAGGGCTCACAGGATATTGGATGTAA
- a CDS encoding efflux RND transporter permease subunit, translated as MNLAEFSIRKKTITLVLTACFLVGGAISFMDMSRLEDPEFTIKDALIITNYPGATPAEVADEVTDVIESAAQQLSQLDRVESVNNPGQSIVTVRMQDKYGKEKLAQIWDELRRKVNDAQGQLPPGAGPSMVIDDFGDVYGILLSVTGEGYPQQDIQDFADYLRKQLLLVEGVAKISLWGSQQENVYVEISRARMNRLGVSMESVYDALSQRNLVVPAGNVQVGKEYVRISPTGNIDSVESLGDLFIKDTASGRIVPLRDIAEIQRGYSDHPAQIMRYNNKNSVALGISMISSGNVVDLGLAVDAKLKELEGQTPIGMSINSIYYQPKRVDNAVTSFAINLAEAVAIVIIVLLLFMGLQSGLLIGIILLITICGSFIFIQMAGVSLERISLGALIIALGMLVDNAIVVVEGLLIRYQQGMNRLESAIAVVDQNKWPLLGATIIAIMAFAGIGLSEDSVGEFCRSLFIVLCISLFMSWITAVTVTPLLCHMFLHPKIASEKDLYSGKIYRIYKRFLVSCLHHRTLTVVALVTMLALSIFGFGFVKQSFFPASTQPRFFIHYWLPQGTDIRVTSSDMNQIEQMLMKDERIASVTSFVGQGGPRFILTYSPEKTNSSYGMLLVEVNDYHEVEAIMSKYQDMVENQFPDAEAKFKKFRLGPGRDAMIEVRFSGPDTKVLKQLSRQAQDLMHASGNAQGVRDNWRQEVKVIHPVMAEAQAKRAGVTRPGLSKALNMFFTGTTVGVYREGDKLLPIVVRPPKNERLEVKEIGNVRVFSPTAGQMIPVEEVVSEFRAELEFGTLKTRNRLLTITASCDPLHGLPSVLFNKLKPQIENIELPPGYIMEWGGEFEDSRDAQASLGESIILPTIIMILVTILLFNKLRNPLIIWLTVPLAIIGVTFGLLVTGQPFGFMALLGFLSLSGMLIKNAVVLLDQIKLELENGRQPYDAIVESAVSRIRPVAMAAATTILGMLPLMMDPFFSAMAVTIMSGLAFATVLTLIVVPVLFAMFHKVGNPT; from the coding sequence ATGAACCTGGCAGAATTTTCCATCCGCAAAAAAACCATCACGTTAGTCCTGACGGCCTGCTTCCTTGTAGGTGGTGCTATCTCTTTCATGGACATGTCCAGACTGGAAGATCCTGAGTTCACCATCAAGGATGCGCTCATCATCACCAATTACCCCGGAGCGACACCCGCCGAAGTTGCCGACGAAGTAACTGATGTTATCGAAAGTGCGGCCCAGCAGTTGAGCCAGCTCGACAGAGTCGAATCCGTCAACAACCCGGGGCAGTCCATTGTCACCGTGCGAATGCAGGATAAGTACGGCAAGGAAAAGCTCGCACAGATATGGGACGAACTCAGGCGCAAAGTCAATGACGCTCAGGGGCAGCTCCCGCCAGGCGCAGGACCGTCTATGGTCATTGATGATTTTGGAGACGTGTACGGCATTCTGCTCTCGGTTACCGGAGAAGGATACCCTCAGCAGGACATTCAGGATTTTGCCGATTACCTGCGAAAGCAACTGCTCCTGGTGGAGGGGGTCGCCAAGATCTCCCTCTGGGGCAGCCAACAGGAAAACGTCTATGTCGAGATATCACGAGCGCGCATGAACCGGCTGGGTGTCTCCATGGAATCCGTGTACGACGCCTTGTCCCAGCGCAATCTCGTTGTCCCGGCGGGGAATGTTCAGGTTGGAAAGGAGTACGTAAGGATTTCTCCTACAGGGAATATCGATTCGGTAGAGAGTCTTGGAGATCTGTTCATCAAGGACACGGCCAGCGGTCGGATTGTCCCACTCCGCGACATTGCCGAAATCCAACGAGGTTACTCCGACCATCCCGCACAGATCATGCGGTACAACAACAAGAACTCGGTAGCCCTCGGCATATCGATGATTTCTTCCGGCAACGTTGTGGATCTCGGTCTTGCGGTTGACGCCAAGCTCAAGGAACTGGAAGGACAGACCCCGATAGGGATGTCCATCAATTCCATATACTATCAGCCCAAAAGAGTTGACAACGCGGTGACTTCCTTTGCCATTAATCTGGCAGAAGCCGTAGCCATCGTCATTATTGTGCTGTTGTTGTTCATGGGGCTTCAGTCCGGCCTGCTTATCGGAATAATCCTGCTCATCACCATATGCGGATCATTCATATTCATACAGATGGCAGGGGTTTCCCTGGAACGCATATCACTGGGAGCACTCATAATCGCGCTCGGTATGCTGGTCGATAACGCCATCGTAGTGGTCGAAGGCCTGCTCATACGATATCAACAGGGCATGAACCGATTGGAATCCGCCATTGCTGTGGTCGACCAGAACAAATGGCCTTTGCTTGGTGCGACCATCATTGCCATCATGGCCTTTGCTGGTATCGGTCTCAGTGAGGACAGTGTCGGAGAATTCTGCCGTTCTCTTTTCATTGTCCTGTGCATTTCACTGTTCATGAGCTGGATTACGGCAGTGACCGTTACCCCCTTGCTCTGCCACATGTTCCTGCACCCGAAAATCGCATCCGAAAAGGATTTGTATAGCGGAAAAATCTACCGCATCTACAAACGGTTTCTTGTATCCTGCCTCCATCACCGAACGCTCACAGTGGTCGCGTTGGTAACAATGCTTGCCCTGTCCATTTTCGGATTCGGCTTTGTCAAACAGAGCTTCTTCCCCGCGTCCACGCAACCGAGGTTCTTCATTCATTACTGGTTGCCACAGGGTACAGATATTCGGGTTACCAGCAGCGACATGAATCAGATCGAGCAGATGCTCATGAAGGATGAACGTATCGCATCCGTAACTTCATTCGTGGGACAGGGTGGGCCACGATTCATCCTGACCTACAGTCCTGAGAAAACGAATTCATCATACGGCATGCTCCTCGTTGAAGTGAATGACTATCACGAGGTTGAAGCCATCATGAGCAAGTATCAGGATATGGTTGAAAACCAGTTCCCGGATGCGGAAGCAAAGTTCAAGAAATTCCGCCTCGGGCCAGGACGCGACGCCATGATTGAAGTCCGTTTCAGCGGACCGGACACCAAGGTTCTGAAGCAATTGTCCAGACAGGCGCAAGACCTGATGCATGCCAGCGGCAATGCGCAGGGAGTTCGCGATAACTGGCGTCAGGAAGTCAAGGTTATCCACCCGGTCATGGCTGAAGCTCAGGCCAAACGGGCCGGTGTAACACGCCCGGGGTTGTCCAAAGCCTTGAACATGTTCTTCACAGGGACCACCGTCGGCGTGTACCGCGAAGGAGACAAGCTCCTGCCAATCGTGGTTCGACCTCCAAAGAACGAACGCCTTGAAGTCAAGGAAATCGGCAATGTTCGCGTATTCAGCCCGACCGCAGGACAAATGATCCCAGTGGAAGAAGTGGTGTCAGAATTCCGCGCCGAATTGGAATTCGGCACCTTGAAAACACGCAACCGCCTGCTGACCATCACGGCCTCCTGCGATCCGTTGCACGGGTTGCCGTCCGTGCTGTTCAACAAACTCAAGCCGCAGATAGAAAACATTGAACTGCCGCCGGGGTACATTATGGAATGGGGCGGTGAATTTGAGGATTCACGTGACGCACAGGCCAGTCTGGGCGAATCAATCATACTGCCGACCATCATCATGATCCTGGTGACAATTCTGCTCTTCAACAAGCTGCGCAACCCGCTCATCATCTGGCTGACAGTGCCGCTCGCCATCATCGGCGTGACATTCGGTCTGTTGGTCACGGGCCAGCCCTTCGGGTTCATGGCCCTGCTCGGATTCCTCAGCCTGTCAGGCATGCTTATCAAGAACGCTGTCGTCCTCCTAGATCAGATCAAGTTGGAACTGGAGAATGGAAGGCAACCCTATGATGCCATTGTTGAATCAGCCGTCAGCCGTATCCGTCCGGTGGCTATGGCGGCGGCCACGACCATTCTCGGTATGCTCCCGCTCATGATGGACCCGTTCTTCTCTGCCATGGCAGTGACGATCATGTCCGGTCTGGCCTTTGCAACGGTTTTGACACTGATAGTGGTTCCAGTCCTTTTCGCGATGTTCCACAAGGTGGGAAATCCGACATAA